A genomic window from Nocardioides rotundus includes:
- a CDS encoding hotdog fold thioesterase, which translates to MSTPENTAPPTLEEFLALAPEGNGALNDKMGVEVTEFSPERMVATMPVEGNTQPYGLLHGGASVVLAETLGSLGSALHAYPDRIAVGVDINATHHRAATSGTVTGVATPLHLGRSMAAWQIEITDDQGRRVCTSRITCALIPAQRD; encoded by the coding sequence ATGAGCACCCCTGAGAACACCGCTCCCCCGACCCTGGAGGAGTTCCTGGCGCTGGCCCCGGAGGGCAACGGCGCCCTCAACGACAAGATGGGCGTGGAGGTCACCGAGTTCTCCCCCGAGCGGATGGTGGCGACCATGCCGGTCGAGGGCAACACCCAGCCCTACGGGCTGCTCCACGGCGGCGCGTCCGTGGTGCTCGCCGAGACGCTGGGCTCGCTGGGGTCCGCGCTGCACGCCTACCCCGACCGGATCGCCGTGGGGGTGGACATCAACGCCACCCATCACCGCGCCGCGACGTCGGGCACCGTCACCGGGGTCGCCACCCCGCTGCACCTGGGTCGCTCGATGGCGGCCTGGCAGATCGAGATCACCGACGACCAGGGCCGCCGGGTGTGCACCTCCCGGATCACGTGCGCGCTCATCCCCGCGCAGCGGGATTGA
- the polA gene encoding DNA polymerase I, with protein sequence MASLSPRRRLSVAADRVAGVPEKSAETVTPRLMLLDGHSLAYRAFFALPVENFTTATGQHTNAVYGFTSMLVNVLRDEQPTHVAVAFDKSRQTFRLEEYADYKAGRNKTPDEFRSQLPLIQQLLDALRIPHLESEGYEADDIIATLSTQAAGREMEVLVVTGDRDSFQLVTDTTTVLYPMRGVSELARMTPAAVEQRYGVPPQRYPELAALVGETSDNLPGVPGVGQGFAAKWINQFDGLDNVIARADEIGGKKGEALRAHLGDVMRNRRLNELVRELDLPVGPDDLARQPWDRSAGLALLDELEFRGELRTRLTGVIDPEPEEEIDDSGFTMTGSRLEPGQVAAWLAEHAAPGSGVLTGVAVLGSWRAGTGSVRTVALATAEGDAAAIETTELTPEDDSAVAAWLADPEAPKVMHDANGPLLALEAQGWPVQGLINDTALAAYLVQPDQRTYDLADLTLRYLKRELRSGESDPDQGQLALDEVDDSAAQTAMLHARAVLDLGEALDGQVAERGGEALLRDVELPLVHLLVRMEQTGIAVDTDHLESLESHFGEQVRQAAEDAYAVIGKEINLGSPKQLQVVLFDELGMPKTKRTKTGWTTDADALAGLYEKTEHPFLQHLLRHRDVIRLRQTIEGLLKTVQPDGRIHTTFNQLIAATGRLSSTDPNLQNIPIRTEEGRRIREAFVVGEGYESLMTADYSQIEMRIMAHLSEDDGLTQAFRSARDFHSETAARVFDVEPSAVTGEMRAKIKAMNYGLAYGLSAFGLSQQLRIDTGEARALMDEYFETFGGVRDYLRGVVDEARRSGFTETVLGRRRYLPDLTSDNRQRREMAERMALNAPIQGSAADLVKVAMLHVDAALRLEGLSSRVLLQVHDELVFEVAPGEKDALDALVREQMGNAAELTVPLDVSVGTGRSWHEAAH encoded by the coding sequence ATGGCGTCATTGTCGCCCAGGCGTCGGCTGTCCGTGGCGGCGGATAGAGTCGCGGGCGTGCCCGAGAAGAGTGCCGAGACCGTGACGCCCCGCCTGATGCTGCTCGACGGCCACTCCCTGGCCTACCGCGCCTTCTTCGCCCTCCCGGTGGAGAACTTCACCACCGCGACCGGCCAGCACACCAACGCCGTCTACGGCTTCACCTCGATGTTGGTCAACGTGCTGCGCGACGAGCAGCCGACCCATGTCGCCGTCGCCTTCGACAAGTCGCGCCAGACCTTCCGCCTGGAGGAGTACGCCGACTACAAGGCCGGCCGCAACAAGACGCCCGACGAGTTCCGCTCCCAGCTGCCGCTCATCCAGCAGCTGCTCGACGCGCTCCGCATCCCGCACCTGGAGTCCGAGGGCTACGAGGCCGACGACATCATCGCCACACTGTCCACCCAGGCCGCCGGCCGCGAGATGGAGGTGCTGGTCGTCACCGGCGACCGCGACTCCTTCCAGCTGGTGACGGACACGACCACGGTGCTCTACCCCATGCGCGGGGTCTCCGAGCTGGCGCGGATGACACCGGCCGCGGTGGAGCAGCGGTACGGCGTCCCGCCGCAGCGCTATCCCGAGCTCGCCGCCCTCGTCGGCGAGACCTCCGACAACCTGCCCGGCGTCCCCGGGGTGGGCCAGGGCTTCGCGGCGAAGTGGATCAACCAGTTCGACGGGCTGGACAACGTGATCGCCCGCGCCGACGAGATCGGCGGGAAGAAGGGCGAGGCGCTGCGCGCCCACCTGGGCGACGTGATGCGCAACCGCCGGCTCAACGAGCTGGTCCGCGAACTCGACCTGCCGGTGGGCCCCGACGACCTGGCCCGGCAGCCGTGGGACCGCAGCGCCGGCCTGGCGCTGCTCGACGAGCTGGAGTTCCGCGGGGAGCTGCGCACCCGGCTGACCGGGGTGATCGACCCCGAGCCGGAGGAGGAGATCGACGACTCCGGCTTCACCATGACCGGCTCCCGGCTCGAGCCCGGGCAGGTTGCGGCCTGGCTGGCCGAGCACGCCGCGCCCGGGTCGGGCGTGCTGACCGGCGTCGCCGTACTCGGCTCCTGGCGAGCCGGGACGGGGTCGGTGCGCACCGTCGCCCTGGCCACCGCCGAGGGCGACGCGGCCGCGATCGAGACCACCGAGCTCACGCCGGAGGACGACTCCGCCGTGGCCGCCTGGCTGGCCGACCCGGAGGCGCCCAAGGTGATGCACGACGCCAACGGGCCGCTGCTCGCGTTGGAGGCGCAGGGCTGGCCGGTGCAGGGCCTGATCAACGACACCGCGCTGGCCGCCTACCTGGTCCAGCCCGACCAGCGCACCTACGACCTGGCCGATCTCACGCTGCGCTACCTCAAGCGGGAGCTGCGCAGCGGTGAGTCCGACCCCGACCAGGGGCAGCTCGCGCTGGACGAGGTGGACGACTCCGCCGCCCAGACCGCGATGCTGCACGCCCGGGCCGTCCTCGACCTCGGCGAGGCGCTCGACGGCCAGGTCGCCGAGCGCGGCGGGGAGGCGCTGCTGCGCGACGTCGAGCTGCCGCTGGTGCACCTGCTGGTGCGCATGGAGCAGACCGGCATCGCCGTGGACACCGACCACCTGGAGTCCCTGGAGTCGCACTTCGGTGAGCAGGTCCGGCAGGCGGCCGAGGACGCCTACGCCGTCATCGGCAAGGAGATCAACCTCGGCTCGCCCAAGCAGCTGCAGGTGGTGCTCTTCGACGAGCTCGGCATGCCCAAGACCAAGCGCACCAAGACCGGCTGGACCACCGACGCCGACGCCCTCGCGGGGCTGTATGAGAAGACCGAGCACCCGTTCCTGCAGCACCTGCTGCGCCACCGCGACGTGATCCGGCTGCGGCAGACCATCGAGGGCCTGCTCAAGACGGTGCAGCCCGACGGGCGGATCCACACCACCTTCAACCAGCTGATCGCGGCCACCGGCCGGCTCTCCAGCACCGACCCCAACCTGCAGAACATCCCCATCCGCACCGAGGAGGGGCGACGGATCCGCGAGGCGTTCGTCGTGGGCGAGGGCTATGAGTCGCTCATGACCGCCGACTACAGCCAGATCGAGATGCGGATCATGGCCCACCTCTCCGAGGACGACGGGCTCACCCAGGCGTTCCGCTCGGCTCGCGACTTCCACTCCGAGACCGCGGCGCGGGTCTTCGACGTCGAGCCCTCCGCGGTCACCGGGGAGATGCGGGCCAAGATCAAGGCGATGAACTACGGCCTGGCCTACGGCCTCTCCGCGTTCGGCCTGTCCCAGCAGCTGCGGATCGACACCGGCGAGGCCCGGGCCCTGATGGATGAGTACTTCGAGACCTTCGGCGGGGTGCGGGACTATCTGCGCGGTGTGGTCGACGAGGCCCGCCGCAGTGGCTTCACCGAGACCGTGCTCGGCCGGCGCCGCTACCTCCCGGACCTGACCAGCGACAACCGGCAGCGCCGCGAGATGGCCGAGCGGATGGCTCTCAACGCGCCGATCCAGGGCTCGGCCGCGGACCTGGTGAAGGTCGCGATGCTGCACGTCGACGCCGCGCTGCGCCTCGAGGGGCTGTCGTCGCGGGTGCTGCTCCAGGTGCACGACGAGCTCGTCTTCGAGGTCGCGCCGGGGGAGAAGGACGCGCTGGACGCCTTGGTGCGCGAGCAGATGGGCAACGCCGCCGAGCTCACCGTCCCGCTGGACGTCTCGGTCGGCACCGGGCGGTCGTGGCACGAGGCCGCGCACTGA
- a CDS encoding GNAT family N-acetyltransferase, which yields MARTPAVLREAAADDAEALVEIWGGVLRRVDHEQQLADVRRIVADAAEDPGSRIVVAECEGAVAGAAYLRITTMTPINLEPVVLTLSPHVLPDHRRRGVGRALMDAGVAWAEENGIAHVATAAVSGARDANRFMARLALAPQALLRVAPTSAVRAKLTPQPVRRGNRQVSQVLAARRSQRQRPSGIPSRSGPVLG from the coding sequence ATGGCTCGGACACCCGCCGTCCTGCGGGAGGCTGCGGCCGACGACGCCGAGGCGCTCGTCGAGATCTGGGGCGGCGTGCTGCGGCGCGTCGACCACGAGCAGCAGCTGGCCGACGTACGTCGGATCGTGGCGGACGCGGCCGAGGACCCCGGCTCGCGGATCGTGGTCGCCGAGTGCGAGGGCGCCGTCGCCGGCGCCGCCTACCTGCGGATCACCACGATGACCCCGATCAACCTCGAGCCGGTGGTGCTCACCTTGAGCCCGCACGTGCTTCCCGACCACCGCCGCCGGGGCGTGGGGCGTGCGCTGATGGACGCCGGCGTCGCCTGGGCGGAGGAGAACGGCATCGCGCACGTGGCGACCGCCGCGGTCTCGGGCGCGCGGGACGCCAACCGGTTCATGGCCCGGCTGGCCCTGGCGCCGCAGGCCCTGCTGCGGGTGGCGCCGACGAGCGCCGTCCGTGCCAAGCTCACCCCGCAGCCGGTGCGCCGCGGCAACCGCCAGGTCAGCCAGGTGCTGGCCGCCCGGCGCTCGCAGCGCCAGCGCCCGAGCGGGATCCCCTCCCGCAGCGGCCCCGTCCTCGGCTGA
- a CDS encoding lipopolysaccharide biosynthesis protein: MPKSTGEGLRSGGGIALAMGVMNVAAYGFTMIAARLLGPSDYGAFAALMNLLLVVNVVSLAMQTTAARRVSHDPDHVAQIERTVLRVTYLAAAALGVVLLLLAPVVERVLRLEHLGGAVALAVAAVPLTVMGGQAGVLQGERRWAPLAWVYASAGVPRLLVGTALLLWRPSETVAMAGVALACFAPVAVGSWALRGTRITGPVAARHAGRRLALEGLHNSQALFAFFMLSNVDIVLARRVLDAHDAGLYAAGVIVAKAVLFLPQFVVVVTFPALATPAERRRVLLRSLAAVSGLGLVAVAATYLLSGLALAFVGGRAFADVQGDLWLFALIGGTLAVIQVLVYSVLARRGRRSVVLVWVALVVLGVLGLGVDSVAALAWLVLAVDLVLAVALTAVSLVVTSRTEPTPEEEPQVPGVPAADPWEG; encoded by the coding sequence GTGCCGAAGTCGACGGGTGAGGGTCTGCGCAGCGGCGGCGGCATCGCGCTGGCGATGGGCGTCATGAACGTCGCGGCCTACGGCTTCACCATGATCGCGGCCCGCCTCCTCGGGCCGAGCGACTACGGCGCGTTCGCCGCGCTGATGAACCTGCTGCTGGTGGTCAACGTGGTCTCGCTGGCGATGCAGACCACCGCCGCTCGGCGCGTCTCCCACGACCCCGACCATGTCGCCCAGATCGAGCGGACGGTGCTGCGGGTGACCTACCTGGCCGCGGCGGCACTGGGCGTGGTGCTGCTGCTCCTCGCACCGGTCGTCGAGCGGGTGCTGCGGCTGGAGCACCTGGGCGGCGCGGTCGCGCTGGCGGTGGCCGCCGTTCCCCTCACCGTCATGGGGGGCCAGGCCGGCGTCCTCCAGGGCGAGCGGCGGTGGGCTCCGCTGGCCTGGGTCTACGCCAGTGCCGGGGTTCCGCGACTGCTGGTCGGGACAGCCCTGCTGCTGTGGCGCCCCTCCGAGACCGTCGCCATGGCCGGGGTCGCGCTGGCCTGCTTCGCCCCGGTCGCGGTGGGCAGCTGGGCGCTGCGCGGGACCCGGATCACCGGGCCGGTCGCGGCTCGGCACGCCGGGCGGCGGCTCGCCCTCGAGGGGCTGCACAACTCCCAGGCACTCTTCGCGTTCTTCATGCTGAGCAACGTCGACATCGTGCTGGCGCGGCGGGTCCTCGACGCTCACGATGCAGGGCTCTACGCCGCCGGCGTGATCGTGGCGAAGGCGGTGCTCTTCCTCCCCCAGTTCGTCGTCGTGGTCACCTTCCCCGCGCTTGCGACACCCGCCGAGCGCAGACGGGTGCTGCTGCGCAGCCTGGCCGCCGTCTCCGGGCTGGGGCTGGTCGCCGTCGCCGCGACGTACCTGCTGAGCGGCCTCGCCCTCGCCTTCGTCGGAGGGCGCGCGTTCGCCGACGTCCAGGGCGACCTGTGGCTCTTCGCCCTCATCGGCGGCACCCTGGCGGTGATCCAGGTGCTCGTCTACTCGGTGCTCGCCCGGCGCGGGCGCCGGTCGGTCGTGCTCGTCTGGGTGGCCTTGGTCGTTCTGGGCGTTCTCGGGCTCGGAGTCGACAGCGTCGCCGCGCTGGCCTGGCTGGTGCTGGCGGTGGACCTGGTCCTGGCGGTCGCTCTCACCGCGGTCAGCCTGGTCGTGACCAGCCGGACCGAGCCTACGCCCGAGGAGGAGCCGCAGGTGCCCGGTGTGCCGGCCGCCGACCCCTGGGAGGGTTGA
- a CDS encoding DUF2613 family protein, with protein sequence MGSSVLGAVISAVVGAALAGATLVGVVSSQTSAPEQNPVNAENPAIDYGS encoded by the coding sequence ATGGGTTCGAGCGTGCTTGGCGCCGTGATCAGCGCCGTCGTCGGAGCAGCGTTGGCGGGAGCCACCTTGGTCGGGGTCGTGTCGTCGCAGACCTCGGCCCCCGAGCAGAACCCGGTGAACGCGGAGAACCCCGCGATCGACTACGGCAGCTGA